TGTAAAAGTCATCGAATTGACAAAGAACAATGAAACTGAATTACTTTATCGTAACATTTGTACTACTCTAAACGAAAATGAATTTAAAAAAGCAGCATAAGTTTTCGCTCAATTGGGGTAGAATTCATTTCACCACTCGTAACCCGTAACCTGAACAACATGGCTTAATCAATTCTGCCTGGCCGTTTGTATCTGATTCACGCAATAGTACCAGATTTATTTGTTATTCTATCATTGTGTCCACCTTATAGGTCCCCCCTTCCCATTCGATCAACCCTTTGAGATATAAGGGAAAAGTCAATTCTTCTATATCCTCAATTCCCGATATTTCCTGGTCTGCAAACAACCTGATACCCCTAGTTTCTTTTGGTAAAATGGGAAAAGGCGACAAAAGGAGTTCGGCCTTTTTGCCGCCTGCGTCTTTTGCAATGACACTGCCGGACGGACGGGCATGGGCATTTCCCCAGTTGTGCAGATCAACTATCAGTGAAGTTTTTCCATCGGTCTTTTTTTTAACAACCCCTTTAAATTCAAGTTCCGGTTTTGCCTTTCCCACCGTGACATAAACGACCACCGCAATGGCGCCAGCCACAGGTACGTTAAAATTTCCGAACTTCATGTTATCGATGGTTTCCGGCGCAGGTGAAATGACCACGGCAAATCTGCGCTCGCCATCCTGAGCATCTGCCGGTATATGAACTTCAAAACGATACCGTTTGATCCTTTTAGGAAGTAGCTTGAAGGTTCGCCGCTCTATCCGTGTCCACGGCCGACACGACGCCGCGGTCAGTGGTTTTTCCGCAGGATGGATAACAACACCCCCCTGCTGATTGAGCTCCCAGTCGGCGGTTCGAACCTGGTAAATGCCCGGCGCGGTATCTGCATTTTCAATGGTAATCACCTCTCTGAGCACATCACCCGGTTTTCCCTTCAGCTCAAAATTGGGTGGGCTTATGCGTACTGCAAATGTAGCCCCTTTAGTTTTGCAGGGCATGGCAAGGATTAAAATAATAAAAAGAAGTGATAATGGAATCAGGGTATGTTTAGTACAATTCAATTTCATAGATAGGCGCATAGCGTAGTTTTCCGGTTAAACGGTTTGCATCGATTTTTAAAGTAAAGGTAAAAAATTCAGTCAAAAAAGAAGCGCCGATAAGCCCTTCAAAAATTAAAGCCCGGTTGCCGGGTGATGTCTGACCTGAAGCAAAAATACCGGTGGTTTTCCAGGTAAGGGAAAATCCCTGGCTGCCATTGAATCCGTCTATTTGACTGGGCAGGGCCAGATAGATTCGGGCCTTTTTCCCTCTATAGTTTGAGGTGTTCAACCGCACTTCCACATCAGGTATATGGGCCTTTAAAAGGAAAAATTCATCTTTGCTTAAAGAGGATAAATTTTCCTGCTTTTCCCATTCAAAGCGAACGTTAAAGTGCTTTTTTGGAGATTGAGAATCATCCAGAACTTCTGCAGCCTGGATTGGAATAGAAATGGCAAGAAGGACAGATGCGGTAAAAACAATTTTATACAACAGTGATCTCTCGGGCCGTTGAATACCGATATGTAGTTTCGGGAAAATCATGGAACAGACACCGTATAGGTCACCCTTCCGGTATAGGTCCCGTAGGGAACAATCTGGGTATTGTTATAATAAAATGTATGCCAGTCCCTGACGAGCCAAAATGCACGTGTCGGACTCAGTATGACCTGTGCCGGCGAGCCGGTAAATTGACCCGACGGGATATCCTCATCCTGTGCGGTCCAGCTGATGTTTGTAAAAGAAATGGTGTCGGTGCCGTTACTCAGAGGGGTGGATGAGTCTGCAGTTACAATGAAGTTTGTGAACAAAGCCGAAAAAATATTTGCCCGCCTGGCCGAAGCCTCTATCAGAACACTGCTCGGTGTGCCTGCGACCGGGGTGCCGTCACCCACCTGTGTGGCCGGAACATTGTGGGTAACAGTGGTTATTCCTGTTGCCGCGCCCACCCTGATCCTTACTTCAGCCGGTGCACCCCACAAATTAAATACAATTTCAGCATGTGCGACGGGTTGAAAAATAAAAATCAGAAAAATGACTATTAAAAGATGTCGCATCGGTTTAGTCAGCCCCGCTGCAGAAAAAATCTGCAGCGGGGTTTAATATTATTAAATTTTTCATCCCAACTCAAGTATTTAAGGTAGCACAGCAGTGTAAGTTACCTGATCGGTATAAGTACCTACCGCAGGTGGGATTGCCGGATTTATATATTCGTAACTCCATACAGAAGTCAGATTAATAATACCAGAGGCATTGGCGAGGATGGTCTCTGTACTTCCGCCTGCATCGGTTAAGGTAGGTGCTGTTATACTTCCTGTAACATTCGTATTAATTTGAGAATAGGAAATAGTATTGCCACCACTAGTAAGACCCCCGTTATTAGATGGGGTTATATCTACGTCGCCTCCATTACTGATAAGAACTACATTCACCGCTCCACCACCTGCATCACCACCTGTACCAGCTGTTGTAGCACCTGTAGCAACATCATTACCTGTGGGGGAGAAATTGATTGTATCAATGGTTGTCCCTGCCGTGCCAACCCTGAAATAAACAAATGGGGGTATTACAATTTCAAAATTTAGCCTCGCGTCTGCGCTTGCACCGGCCCCTGTTGCGAAATTACTCTCCGCATTTGCGAAATTAACATAGCAAAGAGCAATCACCAATACAAGTCCAAATAAGGTGATTCTTGCCTTTGTTTTCATAGTCGTTGCCTTAGTTTTCATTGTGCCTTCCTCCTGACTTACTTTTTAAATAAATTTTCAATTGGATTTTGCTGATTTGTTTTTTTTTCCGTTAAAATAGCCAAAGTACGTGCCAAGGCGGTCACCGTAAATGGTTTTTGAATGAAATCATGCACCTTTGCCTCATTTTTTTCAGACAACTTCTCAGAACTGATATTTCCCGCAATCAGCACATTGGTCGAATCCGTCTGATTGATGACTGACTGTTTAAAAAAATCGATGCCGTTCATCCCCGGAAGAATAAAATCGCTAATAATAATATCGAAGTGATTGTTTTGCATGGCACCAAGCCCGTCTTCGGCAGATTCGACCGCCATTAAAAAACAACCCTTGCTTAAAAATACCATGCTCAGCGAATCTCTTATCAATTCATCATCTTCGATCAGCAGTGTTTTCATCGTTTTTATTTTAGAAAATGGGTCCATTTTTTCTCGTTTTTTACCAACCACTGTCTGTTATAGCACATACCGTGCCAAAGCCGCATAAAATAATATATGTTGTTTAATTACAGTATGTTATAGAATTCGTTTTGGACGAATCGTTTCGCAGGGAAAAAGGATATTGTGGGAAATGACCCAAATTAATTGGGTAAATAGGCTCAATTGGGTGAAATAACCCAATATCAGCGAATGACTAAAAAAAGAAATGCTTAAGATGATGCAACTACTCACCTAGTAAGGCTGAAGCCGTTTAGGCTGAAGGAATCATTAGAGAACGATTGTCGTATGTTGGCGGAATGTGATTCTTGCATAAAACATGGATTTAAAATGCGCTTTTACCCTACAGTCTTCAGCCTTCACCCTGCCCATCTGAGTAGTTTCAAGATGAGAAACTAACCTTCCATAAAAAATCGTTTAGGCGGTTTTCAAAAGGTCTTTGAATAAACACTTGATGGCCAAGCAAAAAGGCTCATATACCCCCGCTAAAAAGCAGCGGGATAAAAAGGCGTAGCGGTTTTTCAGGGGTGAGACTATACATATAGTATGTCGAGTTCCTGAAAAATCGCTACAACACAGCAGATGAGCCTTTTTGCTTGGCCATCAGGGTTGTTTTTTTCTGCGGTATCTAAACTTATCTCTGGTCAGCCCGAGAAGGCTTGCCGCTTTGCTTTCGTTACCGTCAGCCATTTTAAGTGCTGCATCAAAATAGTATTTTTCAAGCGAGTCAAGAATTGAAGTGAAATTTATACCTGAAGCAATCAGGGGAGGGATAACCGGCATGTTATCCGGCCTTACGTCCGGTCCATTCCTATGGGTTTGTTTTAACTCAAGATTTTCCGCCCTTAACACCGGCCCATCCGACATTAGGACCGCCCGTTCAAGCATATTTTTCAGTTCACGAACATTACCGGTCCAGTGATGATTCTGTAACGCAGCTTCGGCATCGGGGGAAATATAGGTGAAAATCTTGCCAAATTTTCGGCCGAACTCCAAAAGAAAGTTTTGCGCAATGGGGATAATGTCATCCGGCCGCTGGTTTAAAGATGGAATCTCTATTTTAACCACTGCCAGACGGTAATATAAATCCTCTCTGAATTTGCCGGCTTCGATCATTTTCGGCAAATCCCTGTTGGTCGCAGAAACAATCCGGGGTTGTACCCGATGTTTTTGCGTACCACCGACACGATAATACTCACCCTCTTCCAAAAACCGCAGGAGTTTTGCCTGGGCAGCCATACTCAAATCTCCCACTTCATCAAGAAAAAGCGTGCCATCCGCCGCTTTTTCCACCAGGCCCATTTTTCCGGATGCATGAGCGCCACTAAAGGCCCCCTTTTCATAGCCGAAAAGTTCACTTTCAATAAGCTCTTTGGGAATGGCCGCACAGTTTACACTGACTATCGGGCCTTTGAAATGAGGGCTCCGGTAATGTATGGCTTTGGCGATCAGTTCTTTACCTGTGCCTGTCTCTCCCACAATAAGAATCGAAGTATCCGAACTTTCCGCTACCCGTTTTACGATTTCCATAATATCTAAAATCGCATCGCTCTCGCCTATGAAGCAGGGCAGATTCTCTTTGAGATATTTTTCATGAAGAAGCTGGATCTCTTTTCGCATTGAGATCGTTTCAAGGGCAACCCGGACATTGGCGATTAAAGAATCCATTTTAAGCGGTTTTACCACGTAATCATAAGCTCCGAGTTTCATGGCACTGATCACTGTTTCCAAATCCTCATAAGCAGTAATCATAATGACTATTATTTCAGGATTTTTTTGTTTAATGACCTTCAGTGCCTCGACTCCGCTCATCCCCGGCAGACCGATATCAAGCAGAATCAGATCAGGTGGATCGCTTTCCAAAGCATCGATCACCGCCTCGGCTGAAGCAAATGCCTGAACCTGGTATTCTCTTTTCAGTGCAAGGGTGACACCTTCTCTGGAAACCCCTTCATCATCCACAACAAAAACAGAGTAATTCGTCATCTCGGGCCTATTCTTTTCTCAATCGGAAGCTCGATGCTAAACTCGGCTCCCCCCCATTCGCTTG
This genomic stretch from Thermodesulfobacteriota bacterium harbors:
- a CDS encoding response regulator, producing MDPFSKIKTMKTLLIEDDELIRDSLSMVFLSKGCFLMAVESAEDGLGAMQNNHFDIIISDFILPGMNGIDFFKQSVINQTDSTNVLIAGNISSEKLSEKNEAKVHDFIQKPFTVTALARTLAILTEKKTNQQNPIENLFKK
- a CDS encoding sigma-54 dependent transcriptional regulator — its product is MTNYSVFVVDDEGVSREGVTLALKREYQVQAFASAEAVIDALESDPPDLILLDIGLPGMSGVEALKVIKQKNPEIIVIMITAYEDLETVISAMKLGAYDYVVKPLKMDSLIANVRVALETISMRKEIQLLHEKYLKENLPCFIGESDAILDIMEIVKRVAESSDTSILIVGETGTGKELIAKAIHYRSPHFKGPIVSVNCAAIPKELIESELFGYEKGAFSGAHASGKMGLVEKAADGTLFLDEVGDLSMAAQAKLLRFLEEGEYYRVGGTQKHRVQPRIVSATNRDLPKMIEAGKFREDLYYRLAVVKIEIPSLNQRPDDIIPIAQNFLLEFGRKFGKIFTYISPDAEAALQNHHWTGNVRELKNMLERAVLMSDGPVLRAENLELKQTHRNGPDVRPDNMPVIPPLIASGINFTSILDSLEKYYFDAALKMADGNESKAASLLGLTRDKFRYRRKKQP